GAGGAGCAGACAGTGACTTTCACTTATTCTCCCTTCCCATTTTGTCTTCTAtgatatgtatttatttgtttatttaaaatatttatgtgcccatctttctccccatctTCTTAAGACCCAAGGTAGTCCATTGACACCCAGCAACAAAATTTTGGATGGGAAGGCTTAGCAGGTTGACAGGGTAGGAAAATATGAAATTCTTACTCTGTGAAACCTTCACCTGGATAGCctctgatctcagaaactaaacggggttggccctggctaatgtttggatgggaaatctccaaggaaAAAGTTCCTAAATGGTTGAAAATATATGCCAATTACCTATGGCTTAAGGCAGCGGACAAAAGTCACCCTTTATTTTACACACGAGCATGGCAGAGAGGCTGTGTCGTGATTTGTACTTGGCTACCCATGTCTGTATTGGGATTTGAATCCTTGTCTTCCTGGCCAGGTCATCAGACTGCCACTTTCTATATGAAAATCCTATTGAATGTAGAGTCTGCAAAGTAGATTTAAATAATAGAGGAAACTCGCATGTTGctagattttttccccaagacatttaGCTAGTTCTTCTCACATTTGTAGCCAGCTGCTATTTTAAAAGTACAACttggtgctgtcttttttaaaaatctgtttctctccccccctctcccttcctcaggAATTTCTACTACATTACAATCTTGCGGGACCCTGTGTCCCGGTACTTGAGTGAATGGCGGCACGTCCAAAGAGGAGCGACTTGGAAGGCTTCGTTGCACGTGTGCGATGGGAGATCACCAACTTCTGAAGAGCTGCCCAGCTGTTACTCAGGAGATGACTGGTCAGGCTGTTCTCTGCAGGAGTTCATGGATTGTCCGTACAATTTAGCCAACAATAAGCGCATGGTTAAGCATGCTACGAAAGCTGATACCTCCAGCCTGGGTGGGGATGTTACGAATTTTGTCCGTCATGCCAGAAGAACTTATGCGGAACAAAAGGAGTTCTCTCCTAGACAGTGCCAAGGAGAACCTGAAATGCATGGCCTTCTTCGGCCTGACAGAATTTCAAAGGAAGACTCAgtatctttttgaaaaaacatttaACATGAATTTCATCTCGCCATTCACGCAGTACAATAGCACAAGGGCCTCCAGTGTGGACATTGATGAAGAGACTCAGAAGGGCATCGAGGCCCTCAATTTTTTAGACATGGAGCTGTACGATTATGCAAAAGATCTCTTTCTGCAAAGGTATCAGTACATGAGACAGAAAGAACATCAGGAAGCCAGGAGGAAGCGtcaggagcaaaggaaaaaggCCAAACACGTTCACAACAAAGAACAGACCAACACAAATTCAACTACTGATTACATAGGGAATGTGGAGCAGTGGCGGTAATAGAGGCTGAGTTGTTTTTCAGCGTCCTGATTTGAAAGCCAAAACAGAATTGCAAACTGCAGAAGAGACAAACTCGGCTTCTTTAGCTGTTGAAGAATGCAAACGGTTCTCCTGTGGCCTTTGCCGAATGCTTTTGCAGTCAATGTTGTTCCATATGTGGGTTAACCTTTTAATCTCAATGTGTCTCAGAtctgtccctttaaaaaaaattaatattgatCTATTATTAAGTGGAGCAAATAAAACCCAATATCACTATAAAAAACTGTTGCTTGggcttttgaaaacaaaaacatgtcGAGGCCTAGGACGTTGAGAAAGAACTCTTTAGATGTCTGTAACGGGCTGGTTTCTGCGGCCCTCCAGGGAAATCCCCAGCATATTTTTAGAGATGAGATACAAAGAATAGTAACAAACAGCCAGAACTTCCTGTACTAAACTAAAAGCTGTCTCACAAGGTGCACATGTATCTCTCTGGTGAAACCCTATACTTCTATGTACTTCCCATTGGCCATTTGACTGAGAGCCAGTTCAATTTAATACCAGAATTGCTGATAAAGGCTACAATGGGCTGGTACTGACTTGATGCAGCCCATGGAGGCTGTTGAGGGCACAGCCATAGTGAGTCCTGTTTAACATTGTGCACTTGGGGCAGCAAGCTCCATCCCACATCATATGGCATTCCCATAATCGGCAATGTATGTGGATCTTATGTAAAGAGAAGGGTGACAGGTGTATCTCTTACCCTTGTCATTTGGAAGTTGAGAAGTTAAGAAGATGTTTGGATTCATCccatgcttttctctcctgtaaggagtctcaaagtgacttacaaactccttcccttcctctccccacaacagacaccttgtgaggcaggtggaactgagagagttctgagaattgtgactagcccaaggtcacccatcaggcttcatgtgtaggagcagggaaacaaatccagttcaccaaataagagtctgccactcatgtggaggagtggggaatcaaaccctgttcttcagtttagagtccatgctcttaaccacgacaccacccaGTAGGGGAAATCTAGCTGATTTCAGTAGaatatctccccaccccccaccccgcccgatATTTGGTCTTATTTAATACATATATTTTCCAATGGCTGCCCTTCTGCTTATGGCACATACCAAATATAAATGGCAGCAAATGGGATACCTGTAAAAGAAAATGTTGACTAATGTCTGCATATATCAGCTTTTAACAAAGAATAGAAAGAGCTTGTCTAgtaattataaatatttttaaaagtctgcctaCTGCTGTTAAATGGGGTTCAGgcgtgttttgttttgtattgcgggggggaggagggaagtatTATCCCAATGATATGGAAAGCATCTATCTCAACCTAATACAACATCAGAAAAAGCTATTGAAGGCTTCTTCAGGGCAATAGAATTTTAATACATTCTGGAAGtttagggaatttttaaaaaaatgtatgtgtgtttttaaggAGAGGAATATGGTCAAATTATGCCTCTGTATTCTTGTCAAATTTTATCCATTCTTCTTGCAGTTCAAAATGCTTTCTTTTAACAGGACTTGATAACTGGCAATTAAGTTGGAAATGTCTAACATTTGTGCATTGTTATCCAGAAAAACTTTTCCAATATGGACAATATTTATGATGAAATTTTTTGATCACTTGGGAGAGGATGTGCTTGAACCTGCTGTCTTTTATTTCCTATGATACACAAAATgcagatttttcctgcctctttgaCTAGCCTCTTAGTAGGCTGAACAATGTTGAACATAGTGTAAAGCTGAGACTCGGCCTTGCGTTGGCCCTAGTTTTAAGAATCCTGACAACATTTGATACAGTATGCATTTGCACATGGCAAAATCATTCTGTGATCTGTATGACTGCCTCCCCCCGCCAGAAATGTAGAGCTGTCACATGGAGTCATCTCTAGAATAAAACTGCAATACTTTCTGAGACTGAGATCTCTATGTTACCTGTTAATGTTGTCCCTCTCAATCTAGCAAGAAAAGTCCCATAAGATTCTGTACAGAGTTCCCCCACTGGATGAGGAATCACATAACACATTCAAGTGTGCAGCTGTCTTTCTAGATGCAAGGCATCCAATGCGATTCCCATCTGTAGTGCAAAATACACAGGAGGGACACATTTTCCATCATCTTGCAGTGGGTTAGAGATGCATGCCCCTGATATGGCTCATGTTGCTCATAACTATTTGTGCTTCAAGTACATTAAGCTTTTCTTATGAATAAAGGTATAGAAGTGACCCTCTCATCTACCAACAAAATACACATACTGGTATTGTGTTGAGTGAGCTCTAAATAAAGATTGGATGAGAAGATGAATCTGATAACCCAAAAAAGATAATGCTGCAGACATCATGTTGGGTCCAATTCATTGCTAGGTTAAGACCATCCatattgtgtgtttttaaaaatctgttgtgCTCTCCAGTTTTCAGCATCGCCTGTCTGAGACGCACAGGTGGCTAATTGAGGGAGGGGAACAGATCCATCAGCACCATCCACTGGTAGAATCAAACCCATTGCTTTTGGAGGACAGTTGCCAAAGTCAAAAAGCTGCATGATGCCTTACCTTCAGGGATAGTCATTGCCAACCATGGGTGCCTAAAATACCTATCTTTTAATAGGCTTCTACTGATTTCTTGTGCCCCAATAACAGCCAGTCAGCAAAGATGAACCTACCAAGCTGCCCAAGTCTTTGGTCTGTCTCCTCTGGCAGTGCCCTTCAGGTGTCTTACATGTAGGATCTTTCTCAACCCAAGGACCTATGAGGTTTTTATTTAAACAGAGATATCAAGAATGGACCCCAAGATTCTGTTTCTACACTCTGACACTCAAGATATGCCTCCCTTTTCTGAAATATATTCTAACATAATTTGTGAGGGCACTGTGACAATTGGACCAGGGACAGCGGACTTCACATAATCAGTGCTACTGAATAGTTCTGCTTAACTTGAAAGAATGCATATTCTTACTCAAGCAGGATGCAGATCACTCTTGTATATAGACCTTCCTGCTGATATCAGGAAACAGTACAGGCAGCAGCGAGGGATCCATTCAGGTTGACTGGCCCTTTAATTTAATGAGTTAGCTCCTAGAGCTAGCCTGGAGATACAAAAGCAAGTCAAGCCAAGACTGAATAGTGCCTGCAGCATCACAAGGGCCACTGTGCTCTGAAGATAGTAACAacaatggatgaatgaatgaattgttaattacggtcatagaccagcacaaAAATATAGACAATAGATATAGGCTTGCCTGTGGCTGCCATCAGGTCTGAACTGCAGCTTTGTTTCTGAgctattttaatgtctcagtctTGCCTGGGATATGATGAGTTAATGCACTTGAACAGTGTGAATCTCTATGCAGAAATCTCATGAAGATTACAGTGATAAAGGAAGTTCAGAAGCCTGTCTATCTATGCTGGTAGATTTCCAGGCATGACAGTGGGTGTTAATTTCCTTTTGTATGTTTCACAGCTGGGTTTCTGACTAGGGTGTTTCTACACCCTCTCACCTATCAATGCTGAGGCATCTAAAAACCGCATTTCCTGGCATCACCCATATTGACTCTTGGGGGAAGCAGCTTTTGCACCCGTGGCTTTCATCCATGATGTTAATCAATCAAGAATGGAGATGCAACTTTAAAGAGGGTTTAGAAAAATGCACACACATCCCCTTTTAAATTTTCCAAAGTTGTCAATCAATTTGTACCCCTGAATGGTATGCTAACCTTGaaatgggagggagaaggggtgaaaaacaatgaaacacaatttttttttatcagcGCAAAAAGTCATTTTACATACAgtggtgttttgtttgttttgttttgttttttttaagccaagtATTGCATCTCCAATGGAATTTGGGTTTCTATAGGGAGAAACAATCAGCTCTTGAATTTGGAAGGTGCTGCCCAGCTGTGGGTATGCCCCCTGTCCGTTCAAAGAGCCCTGAAGGATGTGAGAGATGCCATTTGTTTTTAATGCTGTGGTGTGCAtggtttacagaaaaaaatatgtttaatttCTTTTGTGTATACTGTTCATTGTATATAGGGGAATGTATGCACATAAAGCTACAATGTTGTCATAACTATTTGGGTTTTCATTGTAGACTGCTATCTTAATTGTGTAGATTTACAACAATGAAAAAGGAGGGGGTATTCCACTGACTTTGATTGTGTAATTTAACAATAGCGTTGATAAAATAAACTTTTAACTGCAGTCTTTGATTGTGGGTTGAATATTTAAATACTTGCTTGTGTTATGAAAGTGTGAGGAGGCACTACTGAGGGAGAGATGCCAATTAATGTTcaatgatctttttttaaaaaaatggaaatacatTCATTTAACAAATTGAACCTCCCCCAGTTGTTGAAAGTGAGACTGGAGAGGAggcaaacaaatatgaaattacaAATTCTAGGCCTAGTATGACCTCCATAAAACTTGATGGAGCCTCTTGGCCAGCTTGCTGGAGAGTAGAGAGATCCTGAAGTGACCTGTAATCCACCACTCAGCAAAATGTGAAGCCTTCCTGTAGCCTAAGGTTCCCAATTCTTCCTCTATCTCAAGAGTCACTTAAACCAGAGGAAGACTCCAGTGTGATGGAACACAGACCCAAATTGGTCAGGGTTTTCAGCAAAGAGTGCCAGGTGAGTTCCTATTCCTCTGAATtagggggggggtgccaaactcattAGTTATGAGgaccggatatgacataaatgtgacttggtcaggccaggcccTGGGGGGAGGGCTGCCTaggctggccccagaacagccCTGTGGGGCAGTaatgtagcgccaagggggcgggggtgatgCTGTAACACAGGGAACTTGGCTGGAACACCCCATACTGGCCATAGTCTCCACCCCGCACCGAATGGGGGCCGGGTGCGCCCACCAGGAATCCCCTGGATGAGGCCATCAGTGGCCCACATCTATTAGGTCAGCTCAACCCAGGAAAGAGATAGAAGGGAAAGCCTGAGCTGGGAACCCATCCAACTTGGTTGCCGACACCCAGCAGAATCATATTCCCTTTCATGGGGCTTTAAATGAGCACAGGGCTGCCCTGGCCACAGGAGATCCCTTAAAAGGCAGGGGTAGCCAAGGAGGGTAGGTCAGACCTCTGTCTGAAATTCAGAGGAGAAGAAGTGGAGCAAGGGAGAGGGGGACTTGGGTGAGGGGGACTTCTTTTCTTTCCCAATGAATGAGGCTATAGCTATGGTCTGCCATGCCCTGGCAGCCACATCCTCTGGAAGGCACAGCCTAACAAAGAAATGTCATTGGTGGAGGGGAGGGCATTTTTTGCTGATTCCCCTCATACTGTTGCTGGGAGTCCAGTGACCCACAAGAGGACAATTTTAAAAACTAAGAGAGCTGCATTGGTAGAGGGGAGAACGTGTCTTTCTCTAACTATACTTATCTTGCTTAGGATTCAAGCCGTAATATTGACTGTCCTGGATCTGACCAAATGttcatgtagtccagcatccctTTGCACACAGTGGCCATCTATCAAAGCAcggtgtcagggggattgtatctggatgattgaggtgcattcctacctcattgtaactgcttgaCGCTATGAATcaaatgctgctgaaagatatatgtaaccagcctgctatacgttaccgctgccatctggggcattctttccttgatctttatggcttcacacgttTTGTAGATATCTatgctttcccctgacaccctgatcccaaGAGAAACAGAGCCATATCTGTTCtctcgtgggggcaggaagccaggtgactttctcttactatctgccaccgACGTTGGGTGCTTCAGCTCCAGAGAcagtttttcacaatttcttgggaattcgggaggggggacttgccaGGGATAAAGAGGGTGGCAAAAACCAGGTTTGCCAGTACTGGTGCTTTGACGCTTTGgtgctttgccaagctttggtgctttgacgcttctcaataaatgctactgatcaactatacagagtctgtttattggcttaaggttcgagacctaataTACAGAGACCAAAGTTCCCCTCGTTGTTACCCCCAGCACTTAGTTTAAAAGGTTAAGCGTATAGTTTGTGACCGAAGATGCAAAAATTGACATATTGGTACCAGGTAAGGTAACAAACCTTTTATCTAAGTGTTCACCATCAGGTCAACTAAAACTTAGCCACTTGCCTCATCTTTTTTATGGTAGTCAGATGGAAATGCGGATGTGTCATCTTACTGTACTGTATAGAAACATGCTTCTGTGTTGTGATATCAGATAGTACTTACCGACAGCTACATCCCTTTGTTCCTCCTGGTATTCGAGTAACTTTGCTCATTGTTTCTCGTATTGCTTGGCCAGCAGGAATTTGGCCAAATGGGTTGCTAGATCCTAACTCCTCTGTAAATACTCACACAAGTGTGTGCATTCCTATGAACTGCCAAACTGCTCATGCCTGTCCTGTGGACTTACTCACACTGCTATGTGTAAATTTCATGCATGTGGCAACCAGGAAAGAAAATATGGCCTTTACAATGAAATTTGAGGACTCAGAAGACAGTTTCAGTGATGATGAATGTTAAAAATGGTTTGGGGAAAACCAGAGGTCAGCAGATGTGAAATTATAATGTAAAAtttgtaacttttttttgcatattaAACTGTTGCTGAACTGttgcattaaaaatgtttctttgtaGTAACACAAAGTTCCTACTCATGGGGTCTGCACAGGTGCAAGTCAGCTGCAGAAGAGACTAGTTAGCTTCCCTGAAGAATCATCTGGAATTCTCCTgagcattctctccccctcccatgaAGTAGAAGGAAGGAAATTTTCAGATGTGGTAGTTTTCAGTTCTCTCTACGCCGCCATGCAAAGAGAACGTGTGTTAGCTTCTCAGCTTGCCTGCTGTGCTTCTGACAGGAATTTTGGTTCTAGTCATGGAGCACAgtgagcctctgtttaaaaaattgcCTTCTCTGCCTGGGTGAGGGGCACATCCCGGCCTCTTTCTGGGCCTGCTCAAAATGCCGAAGGGTAAGAGTATTCAAGCCTCAGAGTTGAAAGCTGCCCTTTATGAGCAATCCGTTGCCCCTGATACCTCTGCTAAAGTTAAGAAGTCCACTAAGATCCCCTCAGTGAGACATCTTTCACCTATCTCCTCAGAGAAGATTCATTCCTCAGCCTATGGCAGGGCCTCTTCCTTCGTTGCAAGGAAAGGGTAAGAAGTTCTCCAAACACGTGGAACGTTCCTTTTCATCAGGGAGGTCGGACGGAGCTCGCTGGAAGCGGTCCAGGTTGCCAACCACCTCCGTCTCCTCACCttccaggggaggaggaggcacTCCTCAAGATCACACCGAGTTCACACTCTTATCACATCAAAGAGCGGAGCCAATTGGAAAATCATTGGAGTGGGTGCAGTGCCATGCCTCGACACTGGAGCATCAGGGGCATTTGTCTTCTCATGGATCTGATGTGGAGATGGGTGATGTTATCGTTCTACCAACCTTTTCCCCAAACTCCTCTTTGGAGGTTGATAGGGCATTGCACACTCTTGACCTATGCTGGGTATTGCTTTTTTACCTAGAAAGGACAAGACCTTTTAGGCAGGACAGTTCTTTATCGTTTTTTCGGGGTCACATAAGGGCAAAGGTGTTTCTGCCCAAACTTTGTCACATTGGGGTGTATACAGCAATTGTAAAAGTTTATGTTTTGGTGGGACTAAACTGTCCCATTAGGGTCTTGGCCCGTTCCACACATGCTCAGGTGTCCTCTGCTGCCTTCCTTGCAAGACTGGACCTTGCTGACATCAGCAGAACAGCATCATGGGCATCTGCCTCTACTTTTGCCCACCATTATGCCATGGACATGGACTCCAAGAGGGATGTGGCCATAGGTAGGGCAATCCTCCATTCCTTGCTCAGATGAacctgtacaaaaaaaaaaacgtgATGAAGGGTTTTATGTACTATGGTTATTGACATTCACTCACATATGTGTGATTCTGTTTCCCATCCAGCCGTACAGCAGCAGGTGTATTGGGTTCATTCAATAAAGCTCAGTCTCTTGTTACTTGTGCATTTTTTTCTCAAGTGTGCATGCATATTTTTTCCTTGCATGACTGTTCTCACCCTCTGCCTAACTAGCTAGCTTGCTGCTCTCCTGTGTGCGTCTGCACAGATGATCATGAATAGGAAGAACAAtgctgcacttacctgtaactgttgttcataaagttgtcttctgtgcagacacatatACCCACCCTACCTCTCTGCTGAGACATATCCCATTTTTTAGCCTTTGGTTCTTTGGGGCTGTTGTTTCCTGTGGCAGCTTCAAGAGATATTGAGGGGAGTCTTCTCTCCgcctcctaggccctttccacccGGGCCAGCGACTGCATACATGATTCTGGCAGAGCCCCAGGGCCGTTCGCATGCTTCTGTGCAGGCGGCCCCAGATCTGCCGTGGCCCGCAGGGGCACCTCTGCCCAGAGGCACATCCTGGTTTTTTTAACTTACCTTCttgccctccacagctcaggggtcagagggcagcgtgggcatgtttcctcgtccctgcagagctgcgaaGGGTGAgaaggtacattttaaaaaaaacaggatgcccctaaaagtggtgcctcccACACGGTGCTGTTCAGTCAACACTGGgtgcaaaacagtgtttttgagcaagtttcaaaaacaccagttccctgctggtgggggggggggga
The nucleotide sequence above comes from Sphaerodactylus townsendi isolate TG3544 linkage group LG13, MPM_Stown_v2.3, whole genome shotgun sequence. Encoded proteins:
- the HS6ST2 gene encoding LOW QUALITY PROTEIN: heparan-sulfate 6-O-sulfotransferase 2 (The sequence of the model RefSeq protein was modified relative to this genomic sequence to represent the inferred CDS: deleted 1 base in 1 codon), whose product is MEERWHKVLVALVMLLLFGGLVLQYVCPGSECQLRQRLQAARALGGGSSSARRQADPYRAEDESPPRFVPRLNFSAGDLLRRVDFNIKGDDLIVFLHIQKTGGTTFGRHLVRNIQLEQPCECKAGQKKCTCHRPGKQETWLFSRFSTGWSCGLHADWTELTNCVPAVVDSKKDAKLRPTRNFYYITILRDPVSRYLSEWRHVQRGATWKASLHVCDGRSPTSEELPSCYSGDDWSGCSLQEFMDCPYNLANNKRWLSMLRKLIPPAWVGMLRILSVMPEELMRNKRSSLLDSAKENLKCMAFFGLTEFQRKTQYLFEKTFNMNFISPFTQYNSTRASSVDIDEETQKGIEALNFLDMELYDYAKDLFLQRYQYMRQKEHQEARRKRQEQRKKAKHVHNKEQTNTNSTTDYIGNVEQWR